A window of Hevea brasiliensis isolate MT/VB/25A 57/8 chromosome 14, ASM3005281v1, whole genome shotgun sequence contains these coding sequences:
- the LOC110645281 gene encoding protein ACCELERATED CELL DEATH 6, with the protein MSDCPDCCDLVDNRGRNVLHFAVESGSFEGVKTITEKPFLANLINQEDEDGNTPVHLLATHGLDASSLIRHRVVDKMTVNKANLIALDMVMATKDKSYALFLGSTVKHLKKAGYKRGRHSIGQATVDKTPIIDNELMSSHQKVSESHQIVATLIATVTFAAGFTLPGGYSDEDGLDEGTAVLTRKSAFKTFLVTDTIALALSIFVVLIHFILAVQPTNRKFYFLFLWAFLFTVLAMTLMAVAFMAGVYAVMPHSSSGLGTTICVIGSCLALLCYWVLKAALCD; encoded by the exons ATGTCAGACTGCCCAGATTGTTGCGACCTGGTTGACAATAGAGGCCGAAATGTTCTCCATTTTGCTGTGGAAAGCGGGAGTTTTGAAGGAGTGAAAACTATTACTGAAAAACCTTTCCTCGCTAACCTAATTAATCAGGAAGATGAAGATGGGAACACTCCGGTCCATCTACTTGCTACTCATGGTTTAGATGCTAGTTCTCTTATACGACACCGCGTCGTTGATAAAATGACTGTCAACAAAGCAAATTTAATAGCTCTGGACATGGTGATGGCAACAAAGGATAAAAGCTATGCGCTATTTCTG GGATCTACAGTAAAACACCTAAAGAAGGCTGGATATAAACGAGGTCGGCATTCAATCGGTCAGGCAACGGTTGATAAGACACCAATAATCGACAATGAGTTAATGTCTTCCCACCAGAAAGTGAGTGAATCCCATCAGATAGTGGCCACTCTCATTGCAACAGTAACTTTTGCCGCAGGTTTCACCTTACCTGGTGGTTACAGTGATGAAGATGGCCTTGACGAAGGAACAGCAGTTTTAACTAGAAAATCAGCCTTCAAAACGTTCCTTGTAACCGATACCATTGCCTTGGCCCTCTCCATTTTTGTTGTGCTTATCCACTTCATTTTGGCAGTGCAACCAACCAATAGAAAGTTCTATTTTCTATTCCTTTGGGCATTTCTTTTCACTGTTCTTGCTATGACTTTAATGGCGGTGGCATTCATGGCAGGTGTGTATGCAGTAATGCCACATTCCTCATCAGGTCTTGGGACTACCATTTGTGTTATAGGAAGTTGTTTGGCCTTATTGTGTTACTGGGTGCTCAAGGCTGCATTGTGTGAttga